One genomic segment of Hordeum vulgare subsp. vulgare chromosome 2H, MorexV3_pseudomolecules_assembly, whole genome shotgun sequence includes these proteins:
- the LOC123430464 gene encoding uncharacterized protein LOC123430464, with amino-acid sequence MGMAEGMMRCRCMALLVLVGVAASAVSAVSDGLLPNGNFKDGPAKSELNGTVVMGRHSIPNWEISGFVEYIQSGHTQGGMMVAVPEGASAVRLGNDASIRQNIRVTRRAYYSVTFSAARTCAQAEKLNVSVAADSGVLPVQTVYNSGGWDSYSWAFRAMHSAVWLAIHNPGVEEDPACGPVIDAIAIKTLQPPTKTKGNMLRNGDFEDGPYIFPDSPWGVLVPPMDEDSCSPLPGWMIMSSTKVVKYVDAPRYRVPHGARAVELVAGREAALVQEVRTVAGRSYRLQFYVGDAANGCKESMVVEAYVAAASLKVQYQSQGKGGYRRAMLDFVAVGNLTRVVFQSLHYHMKVDGTLCGPVVDDISLVSVHKRAARRLFM; translated from the exons ATGGGCATGGCGGAGGGGATGATGCGATGCCGGTGCATGGCACTGCTCGTGCTCGTCGGCGTTGCTGCCTCAGCGGTATCGGCCGTCAGCGACG GCCTACTACCGAACGGCAACTTCAAGGACGGGCCAGCCAAGTCCGAGCTGAACGGCACGGTGGTGATGGGGCGCCACTCCATACCCAACTGGGAGATCTCGGGGTTCGTCGAGTACATCCAGTCGGGGCACACGCAGGGAGGCATGATGGTGGCGGTGCCGGAGGGCGCCTCCGCCGTGCGCCTGGGCAACGACGCGTCCATCCGGCAGAACATCAGAGTCACGCGGCGCGCCTACTACTCCGTCACCTTCAGCGCGGCGCGAACCTGCGCTCAAGCCGAGAAGCTCAACGTTTCCGTCGCCGCGGATTCCGGGGTGCTCCCCGTGCAGACCGTGTACAACAGCGGCGGCTGGGATTCCTACTCGTGGGCCTTCAGGGCCATGCACAGCGCCGTGTGGCTCGCCATCCACAACCCCGGCGTCGAGGAGGACCCGGCGTGCGGCCCCGTCATCGACGCCATCGCCATCAAGACCCTCCAGCCTCCCACGAAAACCAAAG GTAATATGCTCAGGAATGGTGACTTTGAGGACGGACCGTACATCTTCCCGGACTCGCCGTGGGGGGTTCTGGTGCCGCCGATGGACGAGGACAGCTGCTCGCCGTTGCCGGGATGGATGATCATGTCGAGCACCAAGGTGGTCAAGTACGTGGACGCGCCGAGGTACAGGGTGCCGCACGGCGCGCGGGCCGTCGAGCTGGTGGCCGGAAGGGAGGCCGCGCTGGTGCAGGAGGTGAGGACCGTGGCCGGGCGATCGTACAGGCTGCAGTTCTACGTCGGGGATGCGGCCAACGGGTGCAAGGAGTCCATGGTCGTCGAGGCCTATGTGGCGGCGGCGAGCCTGAAAGTCCAGTACCAGTCCCAGGGCAAGGGCGGGTACAGGCGCGCCATGCTCGATTTCGTGGCCGTTGGGAACCTCACGCGCGTGGTGTTCCAGAGCCTTCACTACCACATGAAGGTCGACGGCACGCTCTGCGGGCCGGTCGTGGATGACATCTCTCTCGTCAGCGTGCACAAGCGCGCGGCTCGCCGACTATTCATGTGA